One segment of Solanum stenotomum isolate F172 chromosome 1, ASM1918654v1, whole genome shotgun sequence DNA contains the following:
- the LOC125862828 gene encoding calcium-dependent lipid-binding protein-like, whose product MGLITGILMGMICGIGLMAVWKHMTRYRSNKRIAKAVDVKVMGCLCRDDLKKVCGDNFPEWISFPVYEQVKWLNKQLSKLWPFIAEAGEAIIKESVEPLLEDYRPPGITSLKFSKLSLGTVAPKIEGIRVQSLKKGQITMDIDLRWGGDPNIVLGVEAAMVASIPIQLKNLQVFTVIRVIFQLTEEIPCISAVVVALLSEPKPRIDYVLKAVGGSLTALPGLSDMIDDTVNTIVTDMLEWPHRIVVPIGGIPVDTSDLELKPQGKLTVTIVKANGLKNHEMIGKSDPYAVVHIRPLFKVKTKTIDNNLNPVWDQTFELIAEDKETQSLFVEVFDKDNIGQDERMGVAKLPLHELVADAAKEIELRLLPKLDMLKVKDKKDRGTITIKVLYHEFNKEEQLAALEAEKAILEERKKLKAEGVIGSTMDAVGSGVGMVGSGIGAGVGLVGTGLGAGVGIVGSGFGAVGSGLSKAGKFMGRTFTGSSKKNGSSTPVNSVQENGDAKPLKSE is encoded by the exons ATGGGGTTGATTACTGGGATTCTGATGGGGATGATCTGCGGGATAGGGTTAATGGCAGTTTGGAAGCATATGACGAGGTACAGGAGCAACAAAAGAATTGCTAAG GCAGTAGATGTGAAAGTAATGGGCTGCCTCTGCAGGGATGATCTAAAGAAAGTTTGTGGCGATAACTTTCCTGAATGGATATCATTCCCGGTTTATGAACAG GTCAAATGGTTGAACAAACAGTTGAGCAAATTGTGGCCATTCATTGCCGAA GCAGGAGAGGCTATTATAAAAGAATCTGTTGAACCTCTTTTAGAAGATTATCGACCTCCTGGAATTACTTCATTGAAGTTCAGCAAATTATCATTGGGAACTGTGGCACCTAAAATAGAAG GTATTCGTGTACAGAGCCTTAAAAAAGGTCAAATCACTATGGATATAGACCTCCGATGGGGTGGTGATCCCAATATTGTCCTAGGTGTGGAAGCTGCAATGGTTGCTTCTATACCCATTCAG TTGAaaaatcttcaagttttcaCTGTTATTCGTGTTATCTTCCAACTAACTGAGGAAATCCCTTGCATCTCCGCTGTTGTTGTAGCATTACTCTCTGAG CCAAAACCTAGAATTGACTATGTCTTGAAGGCGGTCGGTGGAAGTTTAACAGCTCTTCCTGGACTTTCAGATATGATTGAT GACACTGTAAACACAATAGTGACGGATATGCTAGAATGGCCGCACAGAATTGTTGTTCCGATTGGAGGCATACCTGTGGATACTAG TGATTTGGAACTTAAGCCACAAGGGAAGCTCACAGTAACTATTGTCAAGGCTAATGGCTTGAAGAACCACGAAATGATAGGAAAATCCGATCCATATGCTGTTGTACACATACGCCCACTTTTCAAGGTTAAGACAAAAACTATTGACAACAACCTAAATCCTGTCTGGGATCAGACGTTTGAATTAATTGCAGAAGACAAGGAGACCCAATCCCTATTCGTCGAG GTCTTTGATAAAGACAATATCGGGCAAGACGAGCGAATGGGTGTCGCAAAATTGCCTCTGCATGAGCTTGTAGCTGACGCTGccaaagaaattgaattaaGATTACTGCCAAAACTTGATATGCTCAAAGTCAAAGATAAGAAGGATCGGGGAACTATCACAATAAAG GTGTTGTATCATGAGTTCAACAAGGAAGAGCAGTTAGCTGCTCTGGAGGCAGAGAAGGCGATCCTAGAAGAAAGGAAGAAGCTGAAAGCAGAAGGGGTCATCGGCAGCACAATGGATGCAGTTGGTTCAGGTGTCGGTATGGTGGGAAGTGGGATTGGAGCAGGCGTGGGGCTCGTTGGAACGGGACTAGGTGCCGGTGTAGGCATAGTTGGAAGTGGCTTTGGAGCTGTTGGCAGTGGCTTAAGCAAAGCTGGAAAATTTATGGGAAGGACATTCACTGGTAGTTCAAAGAAGAATGGTTCCTCTACTCCAGTAAACTCTGTTCAAGAAAATGGTGATGCAAAGCCACTCAAAAGTGAATAG
- the LOC125862895 gene encoding cucumber peeling cupredoxin-like, whose amino-acid sequence MTMAVVDSMVFLFLLPVALFFNSVASQSTGYTNHTVGGSAGWFFDINTQKASADYSAWAAKQTFNLGDTLVFNTNTNQTVIQTYNATTYRNCTADYASDDDTFQYQGGSNEFGKAMTITVSLTLEGQQYYFSDADDGSQCLNGMAFDIKVRHGTGLPPSLNQPPPPPYVEPPSTVEDAESPPITVVTSSPNGGVRSSARLFLAVFVLVMLVLHLV is encoded by the exons ATGACCATGGCGGTGGTTGACTCCATGGTCTTTCTATTCCTGTTACCGGTGGCTCTGTTCTTTAACTCGGTAGCTTCACAGTCAACCGGATATACAAACCATACTGTTGGTGGTTCAGCTGGTTGGTTCTTTGACATCAACACTCAAAAGGCTTCTGCTGATTACTCTGCTTGGGCTGCTAAACAGACCTTTAATCTTGGTGACACTTTGG TGTTTAATACAAACACCAACCAGACAGTTATTCAAACATACAATGCAACCACATATAGGAACTGCACCGCAGATTATGCTTCAGATGATGACACATTTCAGTATCAAGGAGGCAGCAATGAATTTGGTAAAGCGATGACAATCACTGTTTCATTGACCCTCGAGGGCCAACAATACTATTTCTCTGATGCTGATGATGGGAGTCAGTGCCTGAATGGCATGGCATTCGATATCAAAGTGAGGCATGGTACAGGACTTCCTCCGAGCCTCAACCAACCACCTCCTCCACCCTATGTGGAACCACCATCCACAGTCGAAGATGCTGAGTCACCGCCTATCACCGTGGTAACCAGCAGCCCTAACGGTGGTGTGAGGAGCAGTGCTAGACTCTTCTTGGCGGTTTTTGTACTTGTGATGTTGGTGTTGCATTTGGTCTAA